In one Macaca nemestrina isolate mMacNem1 chromosome 2, mMacNem.hap1, whole genome shotgun sequence genomic region, the following are encoded:
- the LOC105470388 gene encoding brother of CDO isoform X4 — protein MPSGNLQIVNASQEDEGMYKCAAYNPVTQEVKTSGSSDRLRVRRSTAEAARIIYPPEAQTIIVTKGQSLILECVASGIPPPRVTWAKDGSSVAGYNKTRFLLSNLLIDTTSEEDSGTYRCMADNGVGQPGAAVILYNVQVFEPPEVTMELSQLVIPWGQSAKLTCEVRGNPPPSVLWLRNATPLISSQRLQLSRRALRVLSMGPEDEGVYQCMAENEVGSAHAVVQLRTSRPSITARLRQDAEPATGTPPAPPSKPGSPEQMLRGEPVLPRPPTSARPASPQCPGEKGQGAPAEAPIILSSPRTSKTDSYELVWRPRHEGSGWAPILYYVVKHRKQVTNSSDNWTISGIPANQHRLTLTRLDPGSLYEVEMAAYNCAGEGQTAMVTFRTGRRPKPEIMASKEQQIQRDDPGASPQSSSQPDHGRLSPPEAPDRPTISTASETSVYVTWIPRGNGGFPIQSFRVEYKKLKKVGDWILATSAIPPSRLSVEITGLEKGTSYKFRVRALNMLGESEPSAPSRPYVVSGYSGRVYERPVAGPYITFTDAVNETTIMLKWMYIPASNNNTPIHGFYIYYRPTDSDNDSDYKKDMVEGDRYWHSISHLQPETSYDIKMQCFNEGGESEFSNVMICETKARKSSGQPGRLPPPTLAPPQPPPPETIERPVGTGAMVARSSDLPYLIVGVVLGSIVLIVVTFIPFCLWRAWSKQKHTTDLGFPRSALPPSSCPYTMVPLGGLPGHQTSGQRYLSGISGRACANGIHVNRGCPVAAVGYPGMKPQQHCPGELQQQNDTSRLLRQTHLGNGYDPQSHQITRDPESSPDEGSFSYTLPDDSTRQLLQPHHDCCQRREQPAAVGQSGVRRAPDSPVLEAMWDPPFHSGPPCCLGLVPVEEVDSPDSCQVGGGDWCPQHPTGAYVGQEPGMQLSLGPPVCVSFETPLPTI, from the exons TGGAATCCCACCCCCACGGGTCACCTGGGCCAAGGATGGGTCCAGTGTCGCCGGCTACAACAAGACGCGCTTCCTGCTGAGCAACCTCCTCATCGACACCACCAGCGAGGAGGACTCAGGCACCTACCGCTGCATGGCCGACAATGGGGTTGGGCAGCCTGGGGCAGCGGTCATCCTCTACAACGTCCAGGTGTTTG AACCCCCTGAGGTCACCATGGAGCTGTCCCAGCTGGTCATCCCCTGGGGCCAGAGTGCCAAGCTCACCTGTGAGGTGCGTGGGAACCCTCCGCCCTCTGTGCTGTGGCTGAGGAATGCCACGCCCCTCATCTCCAGCCAGCGCCTCCAGCTCTCCCGCAGGGCCCTGCGTGTGCTCAGCATGGGGCCTGAGGACGAAGGCGTCTACCAGTGCATGGCCGAGAACGAGGTCGGGAGTGCCCACGCCGTGGTCCAGCTGCGAACCTCCAGGCCAA GCATAACCGCAAGGCTACGGCAGGATGCTGAGCCGGCTACTGGCACACCTCCTGCACCACCCTCCAAACCCGGCAGCCCTGAGCAGATGCTGAGGGGGGAACCGGTGCTCCCCAGACCCCCAACATCAGCACGGCCTGCTTCCCCGCAGTGTCCAGGAGAGAAGGGGCAGGGGGCTCCTGCCGAGGCTCCCATCATCCTCAGCTCGCCCCGCACCTCCAAGACCGACTCATATGAACTGGTGTGGCGGCCTCGGCATGAGGGCAGTGGCTGGGCACCGATCCTCTACTATGTGGTGAAACATCGCAAG CAGGTCACAAACTCCTCTGACAATTGGACCATCTCTGGCATTCCAGCCAACCAGCACCGCCTGACCCTCACCAGACTCGACCCCGGGAGCTTGTATGAAGTGGAGATGGCAGCTTACAACTGTGCAGGCGAGGGCCAGACAGCCATGGTCACCTTCCGAACTG GACGGCGGCCCAAACCCGAGATCATGGCCAGCAAGGAGCAGCAGATCCAGAGAGACGACCCTGGAGCCAGTCCCCAGAGCAGCAGCCAGCCCGACCACGGCCGCCTCTCCC CCCCAGAAGCTCCCGACAGGCCCACCATCTCCACGGCCTCCGAGACCTCAGTGTACGTGACCTGGATTCCCCGTGGGAATGGTGGGTTCCCGATCCAGTCCTTCCGTGTGGAGTACAAGAAGCTAAAGAAAGTGGGAGACTGGATTCTGGCCACCAGCGCCATCCCACCGTCGCGGCTGTCCGTGGAGATCACAGGCCTAGAGAAAG GCACCTCCTACAAGTTTCGAGTCCGGGCTCTGAACATGCTAGGGGAGAGCGAGCCCAGCGCCCCCTCTCGGCCCTACGTGGTGTCGGGCTACAGCGGCCGCGTGTACGAGAGGCCCGTGGCAGGTCCCTACATCACCTTCACGGACGCGGTCAATGAGACCACCATCATGCTCAAGTGGATG TACATCCCAGCAAGTAACAACAACACCCCAATCCATGGTTTCTATATCTATTATCGACCCACAGACAGTGACAATGATAGTGACTACAAGAAGGATATGGTGGAAG GGGACAGGTACTGGCACTCCATCAGCCACCTGCAGCCAGAGACCTCCTACGACATTAAGATGCAGTGCTTCAATGAAGGAGGGGAGAGCGAGTTCAGCAACGTGATGATCTGTGAGACCAAAG CTCGGAAGTCTTCTGGCCAGCCTGGTCGACTGCCACCCCCAACTCTGGCACCACCACAGCCGCCCCCTCCTGAAACCATAGAGCGGCCGGTGGGCACTGGGGCCATGGTGGCTCGCTCCAGTGACCTGCCCTATCTGATTGTCGGAGTCGTCCTGGGCTCCATCGTTCTCATCGTCGTCACCTTCATCCCCTTCTGCTTGTGGAGGGCCTGGTCTAAGCAAA AACATACAACAGACCTGGGTTTTCCTCGAAgtgcccttccaccttcctccTGCCCATATACTATGGTGCCATTGGGAGGACTCCCAGGCCACCAGACCAGCGGACAGCGCTACCTCAGTGGCATCAGTGGACGGGCCTGTGCTAATGGGATCCACGTGAATAGGGGCTGCCCCGTGGCTGCAGTGGGCTACCCGGGCATGAAGCCGCAGCAGCACTGCCCAGGCGAGCTTCAGCAG CAGAATGACACCAGCCGCCTGCTGAGGCAGACCCATCTTGGCAATGGATATGACCCCCAAAGTCACCAGATCACCAG GGATCCCGAGTCTAGCCCGGACGAGGGCTCTTTCTCATACACCCTGCCCGATGACTCCACTCgccagctgctgcagccccaccACGACTGCTGCCAACGCCGGGAACAGCCTGCTGCTGTGGGCCAGTCAGGGGTGAGGAGAGCCCCCGACAGTCCCGTCCTAGAAGCAATGTGGGATCCTCCATTTCACTCAG GGCCCCCATGCTGCTTGGGCCTTGTACCAGTTGAAGAGGTGGACAGTCCTGACTCCTGCCAAGTGGGTGGAGGAGACTGGTGTCCCCAGCACCCCACAGGAGCCTACGTAGGACAGGAACCTGGAATGCAGCTCTCCCTGGGGCCACCGGTGTGTGTGTCTTTTGAAACACCACTTCCCACAATTTAG